A single window of Candidatus Cybelea sp. DNA harbors:
- a CDS encoding PASTA domain-containing protein, translating into MWFGRQIFDFLIPSSATVTVPSFIGQTLSDANAEVNRLRLSSAVVDHTISDRYPKGVIIMQRPNAGDQVRQGRQISFVISDGILARLMPDLRYQSLREVQLDLSRTHLALGKIAYAKSDIIPEGHVMSQQPPPLTSVHEGDTVTLTVSSGGKTSLRVPDFVGLTIDQARTLAANAGVKLGQVVWTPLGKNGPQHGMVARQLPPPDAKIASYDPVALQVSAGPNESGYILHQAHVLVSVPQPDDPSNTAQVDVRLALRDATGTYDLYHAFAEPGQKLDFTVTAVGTSVLDMYVNNTLVGETRLGHEPPKIYGNKPASPKPGDTASP; encoded by the coding sequence GTGTGGTTCGGGCGTCAGATCTTCGATTTTCTGATCCCCTCGTCGGCGACGGTGACCGTCCCGTCGTTTATCGGCCAGACCCTCAGCGACGCTAACGCCGAGGTCAACCGGCTGAGGCTGAGCTCGGCCGTCGTCGATCATACGATCAGCGACCGTTATCCCAAGGGCGTCATTATCATGCAGCGGCCCAATGCCGGCGATCAAGTCAGGCAAGGCCGGCAGATTTCGTTTGTAATCAGCGACGGCATCCTCGCTCGGTTGATGCCCGACTTGCGTTATCAATCGCTGCGCGAGGTTCAGCTCGATCTCTCGCGCACCCACCTCGCGCTCGGAAAGATCGCCTACGCAAAAAGCGATATCATCCCGGAAGGACACGTGATGTCGCAGCAGCCTCCGCCGCTTACGAGCGTGCACGAGGGTGATACCGTCACACTGACCGTCAGCTCGGGCGGCAAGACATCGCTGCGGGTTCCCGACTTCGTCGGCTTGACGATCGACCAGGCGCGAACGCTTGCTGCGAACGCCGGCGTCAAACTCGGCCAGGTTGTCTGGACGCCGCTCGGTAAGAATGGCCCGCAGCACGGTATGGTCGCGCGTCAGCTCCCGCCGCCCGACGCGAAGATCGCCTCGTACGACCCGGTCGCGCTGCAGGTCAGCGCCGGTCCGAATGAGTCGGGTTACATCCTTCACCAGGCGCACGTCCTCGTCTCGGTTCCGCAGCCCGACGACCCATCTAATACCGCTCAGGTCGACGTCCGTCTCGCGCTGCGGGACGCAACGGGAACCTACGATCTCTACCACGCCTTCGCCGAACCCGGGCAAAAGCTCGACTTCACCGTAACCGCAGTCGGAACGTCAGTGCTCGACATGTACGTGAACAACACGCTGGTTGGCGAAACGCGCCTGGGGCACGAACCGCCGAAGATCTACGGCAACAAACCGG